In Mercurialis annua linkage group LG6, ddMerAnnu1.2, whole genome shotgun sequence, the following are encoded in one genomic region:
- the LOC126687994 gene encoding uncharacterized protein LOC126687994: protein MDPSTPTKLDEYSASATTINFDDPIPLIRGPIPASESDDPSSGPYVLAFRNPQSWVTAYKLSESKLISQCEGGARIGCAISASEKCKPPWWRYLIGAKLPDLEEREKCEEREMEGCLVVAKEKCVGFAKDKCFKPFCDARIAVGKDRKLIEKCTNQRASELLASDPKYEWFFEQN, encoded by the coding sequence ATGGATCCTTCAACACCAACAAAACTCGACGAATACTCAGCTTCCGCGACCACAATCAATTTTGACGACCCAATCCCTCTAATTCGAGGTCCCATACCCGCCTCCGAATCTGACGACCCATCTTCCGGCCCGTACGTTCTGGCTTTCCGAAACCCCCAATCATGGGTCACCGCATACAAACTCAGCGAGTCCAAACTCATCTCGCAGTGCGAAGGCGGAGCGAGGATCGGGTGCGCAATATCCGCGTCGGAGAAATGCAAGCCGCCGTGGTGGCGCTATTTGATCGGAGCAAAATTACCTGATTTAGAAGAGAGGGAGAAATGCGAGGAACGTGAAATGGAGGGATGTTTGGTTGTTGCTAAAGAGAAGTGCGTTGGCTTTGCTAAGGATAAGTGCTTTAAGCCCTTTTGTGACGCCAGAATTGCCGTCGGGAAAGATAggaaattaattgaaaaatgtaCTAATCAAAGAGCTAGTGAGTTACTGGCTTCTGATCCAAAATATGAATGGTTTTTCGAGCAAAATTAG
- the LOC126688009 gene encoding calmodulin-like protein 8, translating into MADVALTENQIAEFHEAFCLIDRDSDGLITVEELTSIIQSLDGHPTKEEIQGMINEVDFDGNGSLDFQEFLNIMGRKMKENVAEELKEAFKVFDRNQDGFISANELRQVMINLGERLTEEEAEQMIKEADLDGDGLVSYEEFSRMMMAY; encoded by the exons ATGGCAGATGTTGCACTTACAGAAAACCAGATTGCTGAGTTTCATGAAGCATTTTGTTTGATCGATAGGGACTCGGATG GTTTAATTACAGTTGAAGAATTAACGAGTATAATCCAGTCATTAGATGGACATCCAACTAAAGAAGAAATTCAAGGTATGATCAATGAAGTTGATTTTGATGGAAATGGGAGTTTGGATTTTCAAGAGTTTTTGAACATTATGGGGAGGAAGATGAAG GAAAATGTAGCCGAGGAGCTCAAAGAAGCTTTCAAGGTATTTGACAGAAATCAGGATGGATTTATATCAGCCAACGAG CTAAGGCAAGTGATGATAAATTTAGGAGAAAGACTAACAGAGGAAGAGGCAGAACAAATGATAAAAGAAGCTGATTTAGATGGTGATGGCCTTGTTAGTTATGAAGAATTTTCAAGGATGATGATggcttattaa
- the LOC126686230 gene encoding peptidyl-prolyl cis-trans isomerase CYP63 isoform X2 — protein MSKKKNPFVFFDVSIDGAPVERFVIELFADVAPKTAENFRALCTGEKGIGQTTGKPLHYKGTLFHRIIRGFMAQGGDFSKGNGTGGESIYGGKFSDENFILKHDGPGLLSMANSGPDTNGSQFFLTFKRQPHLDGKHVVFGKVIKGIEVVKKVEHAGTADGKPVHAVKIVDCGESVTQDAVGKDAGKKKKAGRIPTSDDSSDGKVRRRRKKPLKDKRKKRKKRYSSSDSQSSDSDSSSSEDSDTASSSDSDSYLDSSLSDSGSSSDERRRKRRLVKREKRPRGKKQRHGRRDRKRVRPNKRSRRRSKRNSESSSDAESTGSSSDDKDIDHRSSAKKYNNSTIARKNSPSSLLVKEAITEKDHKPKKTEMNSSNEEGELSPENAEHVINGHIRDSNLDTITIPRFNSDHSNKSRSVTPSPKRRPNNSRRSESTSPEKAPQNTRFGSDGRKPAHDSGERRQGRSSKSPLGNLSHRAPEPSNSNHGQQVSRSPSPNGNPKRVRKGRGFTDRYSFARRYRTPSPEKSSWRSNNYSGRVTNDRNRDRYSNNRSYNERSPQRRYRSPPRDRSPSRNRRSRSRSISHSPDGYRGRRRDERRSQSRIRSPSPRDRRPVISEGLKSRLGPRMKTQRSRDRGRSTPSSKESPPSKSRSSSPSEQGGLVCWSPVSGEK, from the exons ATGAGTAAGAAAAAGAATCCTTTTGTGTTCTTTGATGTATCAATTGATGGAGCTCCTGTTGAAAGATTTGTGATCGAG CTTTTTGCAGATGTTGCTCCTAAGACTGCAGAGAATTTTCGGGCACTTTGTACAG GTGAGAAGGGCATTGGACAAACAACTGGAAAACCTCTTCATTACAAAGGAACTCTTTTCCACCGAATTATCAGAGGTTTTATGGCCCAA GGTGGTGACTTTTCAAAGGGAAATG GCACTGGAGGAGAAAGTATTTATGGAGGGAAGTTTTCag ATGAGAATTTCATACTGAAGCATGATGGACCAGGTCTTCTCTCTATGGCAAATAGTGGTCCAGACACAAATGGTTCTCAATTCTTCCTAACTTTTAAGCGCCAGCCCCATCTTGATGG GAAACATGTTGTCTTTGGAAAGGTCATAAAGGGAATAGAGGTGGTGAAAAAAGTTGAACATGCTGGAACAGCTGATGGAAAACCTGTCCACGCTGTGAAAATAGTAGATTGTGGCGAAAGTGTTACTCAGGATGCTGTTGGAAAGGATGCAG gaaagaaaaagaaagcagGGAGGATTCCTACATCTGATGATAGTTCTGATGGAAAAGTTAGAAGAAGACGAAAAAAGCCCCTAAAggataaaagaaagaaaagaaaaaagagatacTCTTCATCTGACTCACAAAGCTCTGATTCTGACTCATCTTCATCGGAGGATTCTGATACTGCTTCCTCCTCAGATTCAGATTCATACTTGGACTCCTCACTGTCTGATTCAGGTTCATCAAGTGATGAAAGGCGTAGGAAGAGAAGGCTGGTAAAAAGAGAGAAACGCCCACGAGGGAAGAAGCAGAGGCATGGGAGAAGGGATAGGAAGAGAGTCCGGCCGAATAAGCGGTCAAGACGCAGATCTAAACG GAATTCCGAGAGCAGCAGCGATGCAGAAAGTACTGGTAGTAGCTCTGATGATAAAGACATTGATCATCGCAGTTCTGCCAAAAAATACAATAACTCAACAA TTGCTAGGAAAAATTCCCCATCCAGTCTCTTAGTGAAAGAGGCTATCACAGAAAAGGATCACAAGCCAAAGAAAACTGAGATGAACTCATCAAATGAAGAAGGTGAATTGTCTCCAGAGAATGCTGAGCACGTAATCAATGGGCACATCAGGGATTCTAATTTGGATACGATCACTATTCCACGATTTAATTCGGACCATTCAAATAAATCAAG GAGTGTTACTCCAAGCCCGAAAAGAAGGCCAAACAACAGCCGCCGCAGTGAAAGCACGAGTCCTGAAAAAGCTCCTCAAAATACACGATTTGGAAGTGATGGTCGGAAGCCTGCTCATGATTCTGGTGAGCGGAGACAGGGAAGGTCTTCGAAGAGTCCGTTGGGTAATTTATCCCACAGGGCCCCTGAACCTTCCAATTCTAACCATGGCCAGCAGGTCTCCCGAAGCCCATCTCCAAATGGAAATCCTAAACGGGTTAGAAAAGGGCGTGGTTTCACTGATCGTTATTCCTTTGCACGTCGATACCGTACCCCTTCTCCTGAAAAATCTTCTTGGAGGTCCAATAATTACAGTGGAAGAGTTACCAATGACAGGAACCGTGACAG GTATTCAAACAATAGAAGCTATAATGAGCGATCACCTCAAAGGCGCTATAGAAGCCCACCAAGAGACAGGAGTCCTTCCAG AAATCGCAGAAGCCGAAGTCGAAGCATTTCTCACAGTCCAGACGGTTATCGTGGCCGCCGTAGGGATGAACGCCGAAGTCAGAGTCGAATTCGCAGTCCTAGTCCTAGAGATAGGCGACCAGTCATAAGTGAAGGTCTAAAATCTCGCTTAGGTCCCCGAATGAAAACTCAGCGCTCCCGGGACAGAGGAAGATCAACGCCTAGTAGCAAGGAATCGCCGCCTTCTAAGTCTAGATCAAGCTCACCCTCTGAACAAGGGGGTTTGGTTTGTTGGAGTCCTGTTTCCGGAGAAAAGTAA
- the LOC126686230 gene encoding peptidyl-prolyl cis-trans isomerase CYP63 isoform X1 gives MSKKKNPFVFFDVSIDGAPVERFVIELFADVAPKTAENFRALCTGEKGIGQTTGKPLHYKGTLFHRIIRGFMAQGGDFSKGNGTGGESIYGGKFSDENFILKHDGPGLLSMANSGPDTNGSQFFLTFKRQPHLDGKHVVFGKVIKGIEVVKKVEHAGTADGKPVHAVKIVDCGESVTQDAVGKDAGKKKKAGRIPTSDDSSDGKVRRRRKKPLKDKRKKRKKRYSSSDSQSSDSDSSSSEDSDTASSSDSDSYLDSSLSDSGSSSDERRRKRRLVKREKRPRGKKQRHGRRDRKRVRPNKRSRRRSKRNSESSSDAESTGSSSDDKDIDHRSSAKKYNNSTIARKNSPSSLLVKEAITEKDHKPKKTEMNSSNEEGELSPENAEHVINGHIRDSNLDTITIPRFNSDHSNKSRSVTPSPKRRPNNSRRSESTSPEKAPQNTRFGSDGRKPAHDSGERRQGRSSKSPLGNLSHRAPEPSNSNHGQQVSRSPSPNGNPKRVRKGRGFTDRYSFARRYRTPSPEKSSWRSNNYSGRVTNDRNRDRYSNNRSYNERSPQRRYRSPPRDRSPSRYRNRRSRSRSISHSPDGYRGRRRDERRSQSRIRSPSPRDRRPVISEGLKSRLGPRMKTQRSRDRGRSTPSSKESPPSKSRSSSPSEQGGLVCWSPVSGEK, from the exons ATGAGTAAGAAAAAGAATCCTTTTGTGTTCTTTGATGTATCAATTGATGGAGCTCCTGTTGAAAGATTTGTGATCGAG CTTTTTGCAGATGTTGCTCCTAAGACTGCAGAGAATTTTCGGGCACTTTGTACAG GTGAGAAGGGCATTGGACAAACAACTGGAAAACCTCTTCATTACAAAGGAACTCTTTTCCACCGAATTATCAGAGGTTTTATGGCCCAA GGTGGTGACTTTTCAAAGGGAAATG GCACTGGAGGAGAAAGTATTTATGGAGGGAAGTTTTCag ATGAGAATTTCATACTGAAGCATGATGGACCAGGTCTTCTCTCTATGGCAAATAGTGGTCCAGACACAAATGGTTCTCAATTCTTCCTAACTTTTAAGCGCCAGCCCCATCTTGATGG GAAACATGTTGTCTTTGGAAAGGTCATAAAGGGAATAGAGGTGGTGAAAAAAGTTGAACATGCTGGAACAGCTGATGGAAAACCTGTCCACGCTGTGAAAATAGTAGATTGTGGCGAAAGTGTTACTCAGGATGCTGTTGGAAAGGATGCAG gaaagaaaaagaaagcagGGAGGATTCCTACATCTGATGATAGTTCTGATGGAAAAGTTAGAAGAAGACGAAAAAAGCCCCTAAAggataaaagaaagaaaagaaaaaagagatacTCTTCATCTGACTCACAAAGCTCTGATTCTGACTCATCTTCATCGGAGGATTCTGATACTGCTTCCTCCTCAGATTCAGATTCATACTTGGACTCCTCACTGTCTGATTCAGGTTCATCAAGTGATGAAAGGCGTAGGAAGAGAAGGCTGGTAAAAAGAGAGAAACGCCCACGAGGGAAGAAGCAGAGGCATGGGAGAAGGGATAGGAAGAGAGTCCGGCCGAATAAGCGGTCAAGACGCAGATCTAAACG GAATTCCGAGAGCAGCAGCGATGCAGAAAGTACTGGTAGTAGCTCTGATGATAAAGACATTGATCATCGCAGTTCTGCCAAAAAATACAATAACTCAACAA TTGCTAGGAAAAATTCCCCATCCAGTCTCTTAGTGAAAGAGGCTATCACAGAAAAGGATCACAAGCCAAAGAAAACTGAGATGAACTCATCAAATGAAGAAGGTGAATTGTCTCCAGAGAATGCTGAGCACGTAATCAATGGGCACATCAGGGATTCTAATTTGGATACGATCACTATTCCACGATTTAATTCGGACCATTCAAATAAATCAAG GAGTGTTACTCCAAGCCCGAAAAGAAGGCCAAACAACAGCCGCCGCAGTGAAAGCACGAGTCCTGAAAAAGCTCCTCAAAATACACGATTTGGAAGTGATGGTCGGAAGCCTGCTCATGATTCTGGTGAGCGGAGACAGGGAAGGTCTTCGAAGAGTCCGTTGGGTAATTTATCCCACAGGGCCCCTGAACCTTCCAATTCTAACCATGGCCAGCAGGTCTCCCGAAGCCCATCTCCAAATGGAAATCCTAAACGGGTTAGAAAAGGGCGTGGTTTCACTGATCGTTATTCCTTTGCACGTCGATACCGTACCCCTTCTCCTGAAAAATCTTCTTGGAGGTCCAATAATTACAGTGGAAGAGTTACCAATGACAGGAACCGTGACAG GTATTCAAACAATAGAAGCTATAATGAGCGATCACCTCAAAGGCGCTATAGAAGCCCACCAAGAGACAGGAGTCCTTCCAG ATACAGAAATCGCAGAAGCCGAAGTCGAAGCATTTCTCACAGTCCAGACGGTTATCGTGGCCGCCGTAGGGATGAACGCCGAAGTCAGAGTCGAATTCGCAGTCCTAGTCCTAGAGATAGGCGACCAGTCATAAGTGAAGGTCTAAAATCTCGCTTAGGTCCCCGAATGAAAACTCAGCGCTCCCGGGACAGAGGAAGATCAACGCCTAGTAGCAAGGAATCGCCGCCTTCTAAGTCTAGATCAAGCTCACCCTCTGAACAAGGGGGTTTGGTTTGTTGGAGTCCTGTTTCCGGAGAAAAGTAA